The Psychrobacter arenosus region TGCCTTGTAAATCTTGGTTGGCTTGGTCGATGTTAATGCTCATAAATAATCCTTAAAAGTAAATAGAAAGTAAAATTGTAAAGTACAAGTAATTGATAATAGGGTTAGGCATGGGCCACTGGCGACTCATCTACCTGGACTTCAGCCTGTGCCGTGCGGAACATCGGTAGACGGCTAGCGTCATCACCGCTATAGGCAGTAGGCAGGGCATAGAAGGCCGTTTGGATGTCTTCCACCATATTTTCATGGGCTATAGCAAAAGTATCGACCCCTGAGCGCATAAGGTAAGGAATCTGATCACGGCCAAAGGCGCCCGCCATACGAATTTCACCGGTATAACCTTCTAAGCGCAGATGACGGGCCAGACTAAAGCCGCGACCATCGGTGAATAACGGCGTATAGATAACTATCAAATCCAAAGCTCGCACTAGGGAAGTACTGGCGGGCTCTTCTTCATCGTTAGCTTCGTTAGCCGTCTGCTGCAGTCTTAATAAAGCATCGAGCTGCTCAGTAGTAGTGGCAGTGTCCGCCCATAAACCAATGCGACTGCTACGCTGCGTTATTAACCCAAAAGTCTCTTGTAGCACCCCTTGTGCAGTCAGCACTTCCGTAAGCGGTAACACCACATCAAGCCGCTCATTCCGGTGCAGTAGCTCGTCCAAATGCACGGTAGCGACCGCAATACCATCCGGCAGCTCAGCCGTATGTAGGACATACCAAGTATCCTCATTGGTAATGTCGATACCTTCGCGGTCTAAAATATTATGATTACCCATATACAGCTTCCTTAAACGGGGCAATACCCACCCGCTCTACAAAGTCACTAAACAATTCGTGGCTGTCTTCCTCTTGATGACGCTCGCGAGTATAGACATCCAAGATGGTTTGAATGGTTGTGGCAACCTCATCTGAGGCCACAGCGCGGCCCAATATTTTACCGAGGCGCGCGTCTTCTTTTGAGCTACCACCCAGACTAATCTGATACCAGTTTTCGCCTTTTTTATCCACGCCCAAGATACCGATATCACCGACATGGTGATGCGCACAGGCATTCATACAGCCCGACATATTTAAGCGAATATCGCCTAAGTCATATAGATAGTCGATGTCTGTAAATTGCTTTTCGATTTGCTCAGCGATGTTATGCGTAGTGGCATTGGCGAGTGAACAAAAATCAAAGCCAGGGCAGACGATCATATCGGTCAGCGTGCCAATATTAGCG contains the following coding sequences:
- a CDS encoding DUF934 domain-containing protein, which encodes MGNHNILDREGIDITNEDTWYVLHTAELPDGIAVATVHLDELLHRNERLDVVLPLTEVLTAQGVLQETFGLITQRSSRIGLWADTATTTEQLDALLRLQQTANEANDEEEPASTSLVRALDLIVIYTPLFTDGRGFSLARHLRLEGYTGEIRMAGAFGRDQIPYLMRSGVDTFAIAHENMVEDIQTAFYALPTAYSGDDASRLPMFRTAQAEVQVDESPVAHA